Proteins encoded together in one Impatiens glandulifera chromosome 1, dImpGla2.1, whole genome shotgun sequence window:
- the LOC124921513 gene encoding DNA damage-repair/toleration protein DRT100, with translation MFSSIKSYVTFVTFLFLSTAVNSCLPSDRQALLTFRAALHEPYLGIFNSWTGPDCCHNWYGVICDTVTRRIADINLRGESEDPIFERAHRTGFMTGSISPAICRLNHLSSITIADWKGISGPIPSCIAYLPFLRILDLIGNKLTGEIPSDIGLLTHLTVLNVADNSLSGTIPRSITNLSSLMHLDIRNNQISGTIPINFGKLRMLSRALLSRNRLTGQIPVTVSYIYRLADLDLSFNKISGPIPDGLGKMAVLATLNLDGNGIGGQIPVTLMNSTISSLNLSMNNLEGTIPDTFGPRSYFTAIDLAYNRLRGNFPASISKATFIGHLDVSHNHLCGKIPTGSPFDHLEASSFVYNDCLCGKPLIKQC, from the coding sequence atgttttccaGCATTAAATCATATGTCACATTTGTGACATTTCTTTTCCTTTCCACCGCCGTCAACTCATGTCTTCCTTCCGACCGCCAAGCTCTACTAACCTTCCGAGCCGCTCTCCACGAACCCTACCTAGGCATATTCAACTCCTGGACCGGACCAGACTGTTGCCACAACTGGTACGGCGTCATCTGCGACACCGTCACCCGCCGCATAGCCGACATTAACCTACGCGGCGAATCCGAAGATCCAATCTTCGAACGAGCCCATCGAACCGGATTCATGACCGGTTCGATTTCTCCCGCTATTTGTCGCCTCAATCATCTCTCCTCTATCACAATCGCCGATTGGAAAGGAATCTCCGGCCCAATACCTTCCTGCATCGCATACCTTCCTTTCTTAAGAATCCTCGATCTAATAGGAAACAAACTCACCGGCGAAATCCCCTCCGACATTGGCCTTCTTACTCACCTCACCGTCTTAAACGTCGCCGACAACTCTTTATCCGGGACCATTCCCCGTTCAATTACTAACCTATCATCCTTAATGCATCTCGATATCCGTAATAACCAGATTTCCGGCACCATTCCAATCAACTTCGGAAAACTGAGGATGCTGAGCAGAGCTTTACTCAGTCGAAACCGATTAACCGGTCAAATCCCAGTAACCGTCTCTTACATCTACCGACTCGCCGATTTAGATCTCTCTTTCAACAAGATTTCCGGTCCAATTCCAGATGGGTTAGGCAAAATGGCGGTTCTTGCTACATTGAATCTCGACGGGAACGGGATCGGCGGCCAGATCCCGGTGACGTTGATGAATTCGACAATTAGTAGTTTGAATCTGAGCATGAACAATCTGGAAGGTACGATACCGGATACGTTTGGTCCGAGGTCGTACTTTACGGCGATAGATCTGGCGTATAATCGTCTCCGGGGGAATTTTCCGGCGTCGATATCGAAGGCGACGTTTATTGGACATCTGGATGTGAGTCATAATCATCTGTGTGGGAAGATACCGACGGGATCTCCGTTTGATCATCTTGAAGCGTCGTCGTTTGTGTACAATGATTGCTTGTGTGGGAAACCTCTGATCAAACAATgttaa